The sequence below is a genomic window from Sorangiineae bacterium MSr12523.
GGGCACGGACGTCTCCAGGATGAGCAGCGACCGCAATTGCGCATCGCGATTCTGCTCCACGACGTAGACGACCTCGTGCTCGGCGAGGAACGCCTCCACCTCGTCGCCGAACGGAAAGCCGCGCACGCGCAGGAAATCGCCGTGCACGCCGCGTTCTTCCAACGTTTCCAATGCCTCACGCACCGCGGGATCGCAACCGCCGACGGTGAGCACTCCGAACGTGGCCCCTTGTCGCTTCTCGATGATGGCCGGCGGAACGAGGTTGCGTGCCGCGCGATGCTTTCGCGCGAGCCGGTCCATCACCTCTTGGTACTCGTCCGGTATTTCCGTGTACCCGCCCAGTTTATTGTGCCCCGATCCGCGCGTGAAAAAGGAACCCTTTTCATGCACGCCGGGCAAGGTGCGCGCCGCCACGCCATATTCGTCCTCCGGCGAATACCGGTAATACTTGGGTGTGGGCAACGCGAGCAATTCTTCCTTGGAGAGCACCCGCCCGCGGTCCGGTTTGTAATTCTCGTCCCACTCCAGGCGGGGCACGACCCAGTCGTTCATTCCGATGTCCAAATCGGACAATAGGAATACCGGGGTTTGCAGCTTCTCCGCCAAGTCGAACGCTTTGACCGCAAACGAGAAACACTCGTTGGGATTCGCCGGAAAGAGCAATACATGCTTCGTATCTCCGTGCGAAGCGTACGCGCACAACAGGATATCGCCTTGTTGCGTGCGCGTGGGCATTCCGGTGGAAGGGCCCACGCGCTGCACGTCGACGATGACTGCCGGAACCTCCGCGTAATAGGCCAGCCCAATGAGCTCGCTCATCAACGAAATGCCCGGGCCCGACGTCGACGTGAAGGCTCGCGCACCGTTCCAGGCAGCGCCGATCACCATGCCGATGGCCGCGAGCTCGTCCTCCGCCTGCAAAATGCAATAGCGCTTCTCGCCGGTGGCTTTGTCGGTGCGGTACGTTTCGCAAAATGCTTTGAAGCCATCGAGCACGCTGGTCGACGGCGTGATGGGGTACCACGCCGCCACGGTGGCCCCGGCGTAGACGCATCCCAGGGCGGTCGCCGTGTTGCCATCGATGAGGATGGATCCCTTGGTGGCATCCATCTTTTCGAGCTTCATCGGCAGCGGGCAGTCGAAATGCTCGCGCGCATAGTCGTAGCCCAGCTTGATGGCCTTGGCGTTCGACTCCATCAGGGCGGGCTTGCGCGCGAACTTCTCCTTGAGCATCCCCGTCACGATGTCCATGTCGATGTCGAACAACGCGACCAACGTACCCACGTACGCGATGTTCTTCATCAAGGTGCGTTCGCGCACCTCGGTGAAATGCTCGTTGCACAACTGGGCATAGGGAACGCCGAGAAACGTCACGTCATCGCGTGATAGCGAAGGCGAAAGTGGCCATGTGGAATCGTAGAGCACGTAGCCGCCGGGTCGCACCTCGCGGATGTCGCGGGCGTACGTCTCGGCGTTCATGGCCACGATGAGGTCGTAGACGCTGGTGCGCGCCGTATGGCCTTTCGCATTGACGCGGACTTCGTACCACGTGGGCAATCCCTGGATGTTCGAGGGAAATAGGTTTTTCCCCGATACCGGTATGCCCATGCGAAAAATGGCCTGCATGATGAGGCCATTGGCACTGGCCGAGCCGGTGCCGTTCACATTGGCCAGCTTGAATGCAAAGTCGTTCGTGCGATCGCGTACTTCTTCGCCCGAGGGTTGAACCTGTTCTGCAGAGGAGGCTACGGCTTCGTGTTGCATGGAGTACCGGCATAGGGAATGAGCAGATTGAACTTCTGCATGTCCCACGCACCGGTGGGGCATCGTTCGGCGCATAGGCCGCAGTGCACGCAAAGGTCTTCGTCTTTGAGCATGACGCGCGCCGTTTGCGGCAGCGGGCCCGAGGCGAAGATGTCCTGCTTCGGGTTTTCCGCGGGCGCGCTGAGGCGTTTGCGCAGCTCCTCCTCCTCGCCGTTGGGCGCGATGGTCAAGCAGAGCACCGGGCAGACGTCGACGCACGCGTCGCACTCGATGCAAAGTTTGTCGGTGAACACCGTCTGGATGTCGCAATTCAGGCAGCGCTCCACTTCGTGCGCGACCTGTTCGGGCGTGAAGCCGAGCTCCACCTCGATGTTCATCTGTTTGAAGCGCTCGGTCAGGGCCACGTGGGTCATCTTCTGCCGGCCCACGGGGTTGTAGTCGTTCTTGTAGCTCCACTCGTGCAGGCCCATCTTGGCGCTGACGAGGTTCATTCCCCGGGGCAGCCGCTCGGTGAGCGATTGTCCTTGGCAGTAATTGTGGATCGAAATGGCCGCCTGGTGCGCATGCTCCACGGCCCAAATGATGTTCAGCGGTCCCCACGCAGCATCGCCGCCGGAAAAGATACCCGGCCTCGTGTATTGGTAGGTCGTCTTGTCGACGATGGGCATGTCCCATTTGTCGAACTCGATGCCGATGTCGCGCTCGATCCAGGGAAACGCTGCCTCTTGGCCGATGGCCAGGATGACGTCGTCGGCCGGCAGAAAGACCGTGTCGATCACCTTCGACTTGGTGGGCTCGCCCTTTTCGGGGATTTCCCATTCGACGCGGTCGAACATCATGCCTTTGAGCTTGCCGTTCTCGACGACGAACGACTTCGGCGCGTGGTTGATCAGGATTTCGACCTGCTCTTCCTCGGCGTCGTCGAGCTCCCAGGGGGAAGCTTTGAAATAGCCGCGCGGCTTTCGAGCCATCACCTTGATGTCGTTGCCGCCGAGCCTGCGCGACGAGCGGCAGCAGTCCATCGCCGTGTTGCCGACGCCGATGATGAGGACCTTTTCTCCAATTTTGTCGATGTGCCCGAAGGCCACCGACTCGAGCCAATCGATGCCGATGTGGATGCGATCCGTGTCGTAGCGTCCCGGGATATCCAGGTTTTTGCCCCGCGGTGCGCCGCTTCCCACGAAGATGGCGTCGTAGCCCATTTCGAGCAGTGCTTTCATGCTCTCGATGGGCGAGTCGTAACGCACTTCGATGTTGCCGATGCCGAGGATCATGTCGATCTCCTCGGTCAGCACCGCTTCGGGCAGGCGGAAGGCGGGGATGTTCGAGCGCATCAACCCGCCGGGCACGTGCAGCTTTTCGAAGATGGTGATCTCGTAGCCGAGCGGTGCAAGATCGTTGGCCACGGCGAGCGAGGCCGGACCTGCGCCGATGCAGGCGATGCGTTTGCCATTCTTCTGCGCGGGGGCGCGCGGCAAACGGGATGTGATGTCACTGCGCAAATCCGCGGCGACGCGCTTGAGTCTGCAGATGGCCACGGGCTTCTGGTCGACGCGCGCGCGACGGCAGGCCGGCTCGCACGGGCGATCGCACGTTCTTCCGAGGATGGCCGGAAAGACGTTCGATTCGCGATTGACCATGTATGCATCCGAATACCGTCCTTGGGCAATCAGACGGATGTACTCGGGCACGTTGGTGTGAGCCGGGCAGGCCCATTGGCAGTCGACGACTTTGTGGAAGTAGTCGGGGCTGCGAACATTCGTGGGGCGCACGAATCAAAGGCGTAGCACGTGCTCCGCATAACGCAGTGCTCAATAAAGTGTCCCGGCTCCGGAATCCAACGTGGGCCCGGTGGAATGGCCTCGTGCGCCGGATCAGCTCCAAAAACGAATCAGGTCTTCGGTCGTCTCCGCCGCCTTCATCAAATGAAGTGCACTGCCCTCGTAACCGTACACGGCGGGGACCAATCGGCTGTTGTAGCGGGACCACATGCTGAGTGTGTAAGCGCCCGCGTCGTGAACGACCACGAAATCGCCTGGTTCGATGGCCGGGAGCTCGCGGCCGACCGCGATGAGATCGCCCGAGAAGCAGAGCGGACCAGCTATGTCCCATGGTGCCGCGGGGCCGCTCTTGAGCGCTCCCGTTGCGTCATGAATCGTAATGCGGTGCGCCCATTTGTCGGGTTGATAGACCGCGCGAACGAAGAGTTCTGCGCCGGCATGCGTCACGGCAATGCGCCGGCCTCCCGCTGACTTCGTGTATTCGACGCGGCTCGCCACCCAGCCGGTCTTGGCGTGAAGTGCACGTCCGAACTCGGTGGCAATGCGGAAGGTGCCATCGAAAATCTCCGGGACGTGTTCGCGCAACATCGACGCGTACTCCGCGAACGCGGGCGGTGCATCGCCGCCGGCGTAATCGACGGACAATCCGCCACCAATATCCAATATATCGATGGTGTGTCCCCGACCGCGAAGCGCTAGCGCCAAGTCCACGGCGCGTCGTGCACCGCGGACCAAAAGATCCAGCCCGCACCCTTGCGAGCCGACGTGCACATGGAGGCCGCGGAGCCACGGGTACTTCGCGAACGCGTCGAAGATGGCGTCCCGATGTTCGTCGAGCGTGATGCCAAACTTCGACGTCGACGTGGCCGTGCTGGTGGACGCGATCGTTCCGGCGCCGACTTGCGGGTTCACGCGCATGCCGACGATCGCGTTGCTCTTCACCTTGCCCAGAGCTTGCGCGATCCGCTCGACCTCCTGGAAGTTGTCCACGTTGAGGATCACCCCGCGCGAGAGCGCGAGCTCGATTTCCGAGCGCGTCTTGGCAGGCGAGTCGAAGAGGATGTTCGAAGGTTCGAATCCGAGCTCGAGGGCGTGCACCAGCTCTCCGAGCGACGCGCTCTCCGCGCCGAGCCCGAAGCGCTTGGCCTCCTTCAAAATAGCGGGCAAGCCATTGGCTTTGACGGCCGTCGTGTGCAGCGCGCCCTGAGGAAAGACACGCTGCACTTCGCGAAAGCCCGCGCGCAAGTCGTCCAGATCGTAGAACACGCAAAGCGCCGGTCCGTCGTCGTTCACGCCGGAAAGGGCACCTTCGCGCAATGCGCTCGCCAGGACTCGTTCGATCTTGCTCGTCTCCATTCCGGTTTACCTTTCGTTCAGGCGACTCGAAAGAGCGCGCTGTAGGCGTTGAGGGCGAGCTGGCCGCCCAGGTGCGCGTACAGTACGCGCGAACCCGGCGGAATGATTCCCTTCTGCACCAGATCGATAAGTCCGGCCATCGACTTTCCCTCGTACACCGGGTCGACGATCATCCCCTCGAGACGGCCGACGAGGCGGATCGCATCCAGCGTCTGCGCATCGGGGATGCCGTAGGTCCCTGCATGGTAGCCATCGAGCAAGACGACATCGTCGTCGCGGACGTCGCGCCCGAGCTCGATGACGTTTGCCGTGTTGCGTGCGATGCGGGTGACCTGCTCCCTGGTTTCCGCGGGCTTCGCGGAGGCGTCGATGCCCACCACTTTGCGTGGCCGTCGCCCGTTTGGCTGCGCCAAGAAGCCCACGATCATGCCCGCATGCGTGCTGCCGGTGACGGAGCACGTGAGCACGGTGTCGAAGTAGATATCCTGCGCCCGCTCTTGCTCGGCGACCTCCATCGCCCAGCCCACGAAGCCGAGACCGCCGAGCGGGTGATCCGACGCGCCCGCAGGAATGGCATACGGCTTACCACCGGAGGCGCTGACATCGGCGAGCGTGCGCTCCCAGCTTTCCTTGAAGCCGATGCCAAATCCGGATTGCACGAGCTGGATGCGCGCGCCGAGGATGCGGCTCAATTGAATGTTGCCCACGCGGTCGTAGACGGAGTCGGGCCAATCGACCCAGCTTTCTTGGACCAGCCGGCATCCGAGTCCGGCCACGGCGGCGGCGGCGGCGACTTGCCGCGTGTGATTCGATTGCACGCCGCCGATGGACACCAACGTGTCACAGCCTTTGGCGATGGCGTCGGCAAGCAGGTATTCGAGCTTGCGCATCTTGTTGCCGCCGAAGGCGAGGCCGGAGTTGCAGTCTTCGCGCTTGGCCCAAATCTCGACTTTGCCGCCGAGGTGCGCGCTCAGGCGGCGCAGCGGATGGATGGGGGAGGGGCCAAAGAGCAGGGGATAACGAGGAAATGCATCGAATTTCATGGTTTGCTCCGTTGTTCGAAGAGCGCGCGATCGATCAATTGGCCGAGCGTGGCCCAGTTTTCGACGGTGAGCTGCGCCGCCGTGTCGATGTCTTGATTGGCCGCCGCACGGATGATGCGCGCGTGAACCTTCACCGAGGCACGACCGGGCAGGGTCCCAAATCGTAAACGCTCGAGCCGTCGAATCGATGGCGTATACCGTTCGATCGTCGCCGCAATGGCTCCATTGCCCGAGGCGCGTACGAAAATATCGTGAAACTCGTCATCCGCGGCGAGCGCTGCTTCCACGTCTGCGCTATCGAGGGCATCGGAGAAGCGCTGGTTCGCGCGCGTGAGCATCTCGATGTCCGCCCGCGTGATGCGCGGCACCGCTTTCTTCACCGCGAGCTCGTGCATGGCTTGCACGACCGCGTGCGCATCCATCACTTCACGTCGGAGGACCGGCGTCACCCGGGTGAACGCTCCCGGCTTCGATTCGACGAGCCCCTCATCGATCAACCGCGCGAGCGCCTCCCGCACGGGGGTGCGCGACAGCTGCAGCCGCTCCGCAAGCTCCCCATCCCGAATGGCCTCCCCCGCCTCCAGCGTCCCATCGAGGATCGCATCCCGAATGCGGCCATACGCCTCATCCCGAAGCAACCGCCGCGGCACCGCCTCCAAGGGTTTCGTCTTTTGCATGCAATATATTGGATGTCACATGCTGGAGTGCGGGTCAAGCGCACCCAGCCGATCTGTCGACGATGTGCTGTCCTGCTCCCGGATCGCGTTCTGGATTCAGAGTCAGAGTCAGAGTCAGAGTCAGAGTCAGAGTCAGAGTCAGAGTCAGAGTCAGAGTCAGAGTCAGAGTCAGAGTCAGAGTCAGAGTCAGAGTCAGAATCAGAGTCAGAATCCGAATCTGAATCTGAATCCGGAATCGGAATCGGAATCGGAATCGGAATCGGAATCGGAATCGGAATCGGAATCGGAATCGGAGTGGGGCGCGGCGCCCGAGGCGGGGAGCGGGACGGTGTCGCCCGCTCCCGTGGTGGGCGCGGTGGGCTACCGCGTGGCGCCGAGGCGGTAAAGCATGGCAGCGATGCGATTGAGCAAATCATCGCCGGCTTCGATCTCGTGGGCGTGGACGTAGCCCCATGCGACCGCGACGCGCAAGGCAGCGCGCGATTCGTTGTTGGAGCCTGCGGCCGTGGAGAACCGTGCGATGCGATGGCCGCCTTGGCTACGGTCGCCTTCGGCGATGTTTAGCGCAACGGAGCTAAGGGCCCGTCGCAACTGCTCGCCCAGGTCGCGATCGCAGCGACGGATATGCGCCACGATGGGGCGAAGAAGCTCGATGGCTCGAATCGCAAGGTCGAGAACATGAAAGCCAGAGGGGCGGTGGGTCGGTTTTGCTTGCATGCCCACCCAAGCGAAAGAAGCGTGACAGCGCCTAGGTTTGAACGCCACCTCATGCGGGCGCTGGCGCGCTTCTTTCGCGTCAGGCAGGCAAGCAAAACCGACCCACCGCCCCGAATTCAGTTCGAGAACGATTCGCCTCCGATGGCGCTCGCCGAGGCGGATGCGATGGCGCTCGCCGAGGCGGATGCGATGGCGCTCGCCGAGGCGGATGCGATGGCGCTTGCCGAGGCGGATGCGATGGCGCTCGCCGAGGCGGCTTCGGAATCTGCAACTCGGATCGAATTCCGGTGCGGTGGGATGTTCTTGCTTGCCTGCCCGGGCGCGAAAGAAGCGCGCCAGCGCCCGTCGTGCGGCGGCATTCGGGCTCACGGGCGCTGTCACGCTTCTTTCGCTGGAAGGGGCATGCAAGCAAGAACACCCCACCGCCCCTCCAAGTTTCATGTCCTCGAGCTCGCAATTCAAGCCATCGGGCATCTTCGCCCCACGGTGGCGCATATCCGTCGCTGCGATCGCGACCTGGGCGAGCAGCTGCGTCGAGCACTCAGCTCCGTCGCGTTGAACATCGCCGAAGGGAATCGCAGCCAAGGCGGACACCGCATCGCACGGTTCTCTACGGCCGCAGGCTCCAACAGCGAATCACGCGCTGCCTTGCGCGTCGCGGTCGCATGGGGCTACGTCCACGCCCACGAGATCGAAGCCGGCGAGCGGTTGCTCGACGAAGTCGCCGCCATCCTTCATCGCCTTGGTGCCGCGGGATAGCTCCGCCCACGGGAGCTGGGCGGCACCGCCCAGTTCCCGCCATCGCAGGGGCGATACCGATACCGATACCGAATCCGGAATCGGATCCGGAATCGGATCCGGATCCGGATCCGGACCCGGACCCGGACCCGGACCCGGAATCGGAATCGGACCCGGAATCGGACCCGGAATCGGACCCGGATCCGAACTCACCCTTCCTTCAGAACGACCAGTAGCAAACGACGTTCTGCCCGCCGCTTTCGTCGGAGATGTACGGCGAGAAGCCGTTGCGCTGGCTCTTCGCCCAGGCGTCGCGGGCGGCGCGCTGGTTGGCGCAGCTTCCGACGTAGTCTTCCGTCGCAATCCACAAAGGACGGCCCGATTTGGTGCGAAGGTTCAATTGCTTCCAGGCAAGAAGCTCCGCCTCGGCGTTGGCATCGTGGCGGGGGGCGTAGACCTCCTCGTGCGCGATCCCGTCGAGCAACGTGGCGAACCGCACACCGCCGGTGAGCCCCAGGCGCGTGACTCTGCCGGTCGCGTTCTGCATCACCAGCAGCAAATCGGGGAACTTCTCCCGCAACCGCCGCACCAGATCGAGCCCGCCCTGCTTGCAGCGTGCACTGCACGGACCGTTGCCCCCCGACTTCGGGTGCTCCACGATCTCCATGTTGTCCAAATAGAATCCATCGACCTTGCGAGCTGCCAGTCGTGCGGCAACGAAGTCGACCATGAGCGCCTGATAGTCCGGGTCACTCGGGTCCATCCACGTCTCCTCGGAGTAGCCCGAGTACGCACCCAATTGCGCCTTCTTGTTCTTCCCGCAAGGAACGAACGGCGCCGGAGCCCGCGTCCAATACGAGCGTGTTCGTTCGCATGAACCCAAGTTCAAATAACTGAGAACCCTATTTTTCCCACTGGCCCGCAGCACCGCGAGCTGCGACTCCGAAAAATTGGCCTCGCCATCCACGTCCGGATCGGCGTCGATGTTGATGATCCGGTACGTCCGGGCCACCCGCGCGAGGTCCTTCATCTTCGCCGCCGGCCCATAGAACGAAACCCACGGCCCACTCTCCGGAAATCCCGGCCCAACCCCTATTAAAGAGGTGCCATCCGCAGGTCCTGCAGGCGCCACTGCACCGGTTTGCGACTCCTCGTCGCCCTCATTGGGTGAGCCCGGTACAGTGCTTGCTCCCGCCGCCGCTCCTGGAGAGCTTGGAGCGGACTTACCACCGCCGGATTGTGCACCACCGCACGCGTAAATGGTCGCTCCAGCGACCAGGCCGGCCGCTGTGGGGATCAAGAATGCAATGTAAAAAAATCTATTCAGGCTGCAGAACATACCATACGCTCCGCCGCGTTGCGGTATTTCGGAAGCTCTCCTCCGCGCGGAGGAGGAAAGGCCGACCTTTCCACAAGGGGGCAACGTCGTGACTCGGTCGTTACAAGAATGGCGTTTGTTTTCAAGGAAGCCCCCCCGTGCGGCCATTAGTCCGAAAGTGAGTGTACCCAGTCTCTGGACGGTCCTCGCATCTCTCGTGAGCGTCATCGTACTCCTCTCGGGTGGCGACGCCCGTGCCGAGGTTGCGACGTCCGCTCCGCGTTTGCGCACCGCCTTTTATTACGCGGCCAA
It includes:
- a CDS encoding 2-oxoacid:acceptor oxidoreductase subunit alpha — its product is MQHEAVASSAEQVQPSGEEVRDRTNDFAFKLANVNGTGSASANGLIMQAIFRMGIPVSGKNLFPSNIQGLPTWYEVRVNAKGHTARTSVYDLIVAMNAETYARDIREVRPGGYVLYDSTWPLSPSLSRDDVTFLGVPYAQLCNEHFTEVRERTLMKNIAYVGTLVALFDIDMDIVTGMLKEKFARKPALMESNAKAIKLGYDYAREHFDCPLPMKLEKMDATKGSILIDGNTATALGCVYAGATVAAWYPITPSTSVLDGFKAFCETYRTDKATGEKRYCILQAEDELAAIGMVIGAAWNGARAFTSTSGPGISLMSELIGLAYYAEVPAVIVDVQRVGPSTGMPTRTQQGDILLCAYASHGDTKHVLLFPANPNECFSFAVKAFDLAEKLQTPVFLLSDLDIGMNDWVVPRLEWDENYKPDRGRVLSKEELLALPTPKYYRYSPEDEYGVAARTLPGVHEKGSFFTRGSGHNKLGGYTEIPDEYQEVMDRLARKHRAARNLVPPAIIEKRQGATFGVLTVGGCDPAVREALETLEERGVHGDFLRVRGFPFGDEVEAFLAEHEVVYVVEQNRDAQLRSLLILETSVPKEKLRSITAYGGFPLQAHQVIEGIALP
- a CDS encoding FAD-dependent oxidoreductase, which codes for MRPTNVRSPDYFHKVVDCQWACPAHTNVPEYIRLIAQGRYSDAYMVNRESNVFPAILGRTCDRPCEPACRRARVDQKPVAICRLKRVAADLRSDITSRLPRAPAQKNGKRIACIGAGPASLAVANDLAPLGYEITIFEKLHVPGGLMRSNIPAFRLPEAVLTEEIDMILGIGNIEVRYDSPIESMKALLEMGYDAIFVGSGAPRGKNLDIPGRYDTDRIHIGIDWLESVAFGHIDKIGEKVLIIGVGNTAMDCCRSSRRLGGNDIKVMARKPRGYFKASPWELDDAEEEQVEILINHAPKSFVVENGKLKGMMFDRVEWEIPEKGEPTKSKVIDTVFLPADDVILAIGQEAAFPWIERDIGIEFDKWDMPIVDKTTYQYTRPGIFSGGDAAWGPLNIIWAVEHAHQAAISIHNYCQGQSLTERLPRGMNLVSAKMGLHEWSYKNDYNPVGRQKMTHVALTERFKQMNIEVELGFTPEQVAHEVERCLNCDIQTVFTDKLCIECDACVDVCPVLCLTIAPNGEEEELRKRLSAPAENPKQDIFASGPLPQTARVMLKDEDLCVHCGLCAERCPTGAWDMQKFNLLIPYAGTPCNTKP
- a CDS encoding diaminopimelate decarboxylase, whose amino-acid sequence is METSKIERVLASALREGALSGVNDDGPALCVFYDLDDLRAGFREVQRVFPQGALHTTAVKANGLPAILKEAKRFGLGAESASLGELVHALELGFEPSNILFDSPAKTRSEIELALSRGVILNVDNFQEVERIAQALGKVKSNAIVGMRVNPQVGAGTIASTSTATSTSKFGITLDEHRDAIFDAFAKYPWLRGLHVHVGSQGCGLDLLVRGARRAVDLALALRGRGHTIDILDIGGGLSVDYAGGDAPPAFAEYASMLREHVPEIFDGTFRIATEFGRALHAKTGWVASRVEYTKSAGGRRIAVTHAGAELFVRAVYQPDKWAHRITIHDATGALKSGPAAPWDIAGPLCFSGDLIAVGRELPAIEPGDFVVVHDAGAYTLSMWSRYNSRLVPAVYGYEGSALHLMKAAETTEDLIRFWS
- a CDS encoding 1-aminocyclopropane-1-carboxylate deaminase — encoded protein: MKFDAFPRYPLLFGPSPIHPLRRLSAHLGGKVEIWAKREDCNSGLAFGGNKMRKLEYLLADAIAKGCDTLVSIGGVQSNHTRQVAAAAAVAGLGCRLVQESWVDWPDSVYDRVGNIQLSRILGARIQLVQSGFGIGFKESWERTLADVSASGGKPYAIPAGASDHPLGGLGFVGWAMEVAEQERAQDIYFDTVLTCSVTGSTHAGMIVGFLAQPNGRRPRKVVGIDASAKPAETREQVTRIARNTANVIELGRDVRDDDVVLLDGYHAGTYGIPDAQTLDAIRLVGRLEGMIVDPVYEGKSMAGLIDLVQKGIIPPGSRVLYAHLGGQLALNAYSALFRVA
- a CDS encoding GntR family transcriptional regulator, with translation MQKTKPLEAVPRRLLRDEAYGRIRDAILDGTLEAGEAIRDGELAERLQLSRTPVREALARLIDEGLVESKPGAFTRVTPVLRREVMDAHAVVQAMHELAVKKAVPRITRADIEMLTRANQRFSDALDSADVEAALAADDEFHDIFVRASGNGAIAATIERYTPSIRRLERLRFGTLPGRASVKVHARIIRAAANQDIDTAAQLTVENWATLGQLIDRALFEQRSKP
- a CDS encoding four helix bundle protein, whose amino-acid sequence is MQAKPTHRPSGFHVLDLAIRAIELLRPIVAHIRRCDRDLGEQLRRALSSVALNIAEGDRSQGGHRIARFSTAAGSNNESRAALRVAVAWGYVHAHEIEAGDDLLNRIAAMLYRLGATR
- a CDS encoding four helix bundle protein → MALAEADAMALAEADAMALAEADAMALAEADAMALAEAASESATRIEFRCGGMFLLACPGAKEARQRPSCGGIRAHGRCHASFAGRGMQARTPHRPSKFHVLELAIQAIGHLRPTVAHIRRCDRDLGEQLRRALSSVALNIAEGNRSQGGHRIARFSTAAGSNSESRAALRVAVAWGYVHAHEIEAGERLLDEVAAILHRLGAAG
- a CDS encoding endo alpha-1,4 polygalactosaminidase; protein product: MKDLARVARTYRIINIDADPDVDGEANFSESQLAVLRASGKNRVLSYLNLGSCERTRSYWTRAPAPFVPCGKNKKAQLGAYSGYSEETWMDPSDPDYQALMVDFVAARLAARKVDGFYLDNMEIVEHPKSGGNGPCSARCKQGGLDLVRRLREKFPDLLLVMQNATGRVTRLGLTGGVRFATLLDGIAHEEVYAPRHDANAEAELLAWKQLNLRTKSGRPLWIATEDYVGSCANQRAARDAWAKSQRNGFSPYISDESGGQNVVCYWSF